Proteins co-encoded in one Plasmodium reichenowi strain SY57 chromosome 10, whole genome shotgun sequence genomic window:
- a CDS encoding hypothetical protein (conserved Plasmodium protein, unknown function), with amino-acid sequence IEEIESNMKKFDIGLLEIYKELKLSDRRFKEVTKYELNICKEEIIFDVEEIGLLLSIVPYVLETLEISQENYIREFHYILEKTLNFFNIFISLINEHNVNIIDIDKKEINLFLKVKDSFDFIRSNEENLFSLHDEIVLKNKYGQILIKDLFLLFKKIFFIEIDENLIYFNYIDIIPIYIKTKNGLLKSRYYNMENYFYALIENKYKQNLQINEGIILIKILKQYKIHSDTKLAYYFDSDIIYKTILHQIYKQTSHISNINFDFLYSQNIDSTNNLLTENDVSLSLIILINSDVDTDQLTEQFYRFSFPKDIIRGNEDINKQRIKIMGSCVYTKESQPPIFNGFFSLGLSTYNLFKIVELLKPNKKLLYLSIEKADDNNQIRAQAIAERIVMNSKELFETVLLFERDDIIKYDKFDYIDKCDVCLVGYKGLYTLYFCIFIPVLVSLLICYFLYKRKIKNKQNMVDMKNKNFINDLKSIEPSIIPLK; translated from the exons ATTGAAGAAATAGAGAgtaatatgaaaaaatttgATATAGGATTGTTGGAAATttataaagaattaaaattatCAGATCGTAGATTTAAAGAAGTTACAAAGTATGAACTGAACATTTgtaaagaagaaataatttttgACGTGGAGGAAATTGGTCTATTGCTTTCTATTGTTCCATATGTTCTAGAAACATTAG AAATATCGCAAGAGAATTATATCAGAGAGTTCCATTACATTCTTGAGAAAACCCTAAACTTCTTCAACATTTTCATATCCCTTATTAATGAACACAACGTTAACATAATCGATATCGACAAAAAGGAGATTAacttatttttaaaagtaAAGGATTCTTTCGATTTTATAAGATCAAACGAAGAAAATCTATTCTCTTTACATGATGAAATTGtgttaaaaaataaatacggacaaatattaataaaggatttatttcttttatttaaaaaaatattttttatagaaatagatgagaatttaatatactttaattatatagatattattcctatatatataaaaacaaaaaatggATTGTTAAAATCaagatattataatatggaaaattatttttatgcCTTAATAgagaataaatataaacagAATTTACAAATTAATGAAGGcattattttaataaaaatattaaaacaatataaaatacattCAGATACAAAACTAGCTTATTATTTCGATTcagatattatatataaaactatattacatcaaatatataaacaaacatctcatatatctaatataaattttgatTTCTTATATTCTCAAAATATAGATAGTACAAACAATTTATTAACAGAAAATGATGTATCCCTAAGTCTTatcattttaattaattcaGATGTAGATACAGATCAATTGACGGAACAATTTTATAGATTCTCCTTTCCAAAAGATATCATTAGAGGTAATGAAGacataaataaacaaagaataaaaattatggGTTCCTGTGTATATACTAAAGAATCACAACCACCCATTTTTAATGGATTCTTTTCTCTAGGACTTAGTACATATAATCTATTTAAAATTGTAGAATTATTAAAGCCAAATAAAAAGctcttatatttatctataGAAAAGGCAGATGATAATAATCAAATTAGAGCTCAAGCAATTGCCGAGAGGATAGTGATGAATTCCAAGGAATTGTTCGAGACGGTTTTGTTATTTGAGCGAGAT gatataattaaatatgaCAAATTTGATTACATTGACAAATGCGATGTGTGCCTTGTGGGATACAAAGGACTctatacattatatttttgtatattcaTACCAGTACTTGTTAGTTTActtatttgttattttttatataagcgcaaaataaaaaataaacagAATATGGTcgatatgaaaaataaaaattttattaacGATCTTAAGTCAATTGAACCGAGTATAATTCCCCtaaagtaa
- a CDS encoding ribosome maturation factor RimM, putative — protein MIVLSTYKKCLVFSYYILLFWVLKYYTLTCQANNFKKAWSSKEGRNNIIYLFNNYKRKSFIYDYSNTNGKARTLYLFVHPRNYLINKKNEIETHNVPLVTRRGTYINYYSSTKKGMFSLLFVFLLRRKYDGKEKKLYHKRLGIRKIRLNEKKKDNIYDNNHQSEHSITNNNIPKDREKGESEQNTAKHKKEEEINQGNRQFLTETKYYKRSKYSKAGYIKEKDHYNNVIEKHEEEKKKKQGLDIFDDFINDRYNIYYTENKEDLVEKMNEKKKKENKMSLPDFFILNYYLDKNRKNNLDLMINVGDNDLIKGGSAITGSFSSTMKNMLQYNVLQGKAYCNNGNIDSESNNSINNINDSKNNSSDGSISSSSSSCSDYSNYKNSQSYSKHTEFINNYNVIGQIIGVRGLLGCLKVVSFTTFNDIRFEPGSYRYIFMNNYNYPLPIKILDVKESQKVSFLYIKIEGINTRSDALKLKNCLICDDKRTFPDLGENQYISTDLLNFDIHIFNDFSNISIGNVNGFLSKYDYIYSKSVQQISDDLIKIHLKKNISLEKVFNIINVAKLYNQNKNNSINVQDTQNNNPIKNIQAIKVLINKSNTYNTDEEDIQENNIPSEPIKNDKNYYDSLDNFDGYSYKKIFKCDYCDHIFDDIKEASIHENSHFSSDEELLYNRTKIDDSDKQKVYEVTKDQARKLKNVE, from the coding sequence atgattGTACTCTCaacttataaaaaatgcTTAGTTTTctcatattatattcttcttttttgGGTCCTTAAATATTATACGTTAACTTGCCAAGCTAacaattttaaaaaagcTTGGTCTTCAAAAGAAggaagaaataatataatatatttatttaataattataaaagaaaaagttTTATTTATGATTATTCTAATACGAATGGTAAAGCAAGAACTCTATATCTTTTTGTTCATCCACGTAATTATCttattaacaaaaaaaatgaaattgAAACACACAATGTTCCTTTGGTAACGAGGAGGggcacatatataaattattacaGCTCAACTAAAAAGGGCATGTtctctttattatttgtttttcttttaagAAGAAAGTATGAtggaaaagaaaagaaattgTACCATAAAAGATTAGGGATAAGGAAAATACgattaaatgaaaaaaaaaaagataatatatatgataataacCATCAATCTGAACATAgtataacaaataataatattccGAAGGATCGTGAAAAGGGGGAATCTGAACAAAACACTGCGAAACATAagaaagaagaagaaataaatcAAGGAAACAGACAATTTTTGACAGAGACTAAATATTATAAGCGAAGTAAATATTCTAAAGCTGGATacataaaagaaaaggatcattataataatgttattGAAAAGcatgaagaagaaaaaaaaaagaaacaagGGTTAGACATCTTTGACGATTTTATAAATGAcagatataatatttattatacaGAAAATAAAGAGGATTTGGTtgaaaaaatgaatgaaaagaaaaaaaaagaaaataaaatgagTTTACCCgatttttttattttaaattattatttagataaaaatagaaaGAATAATTTGGATTTAATGATTAATGTAGGTGATAATGATTTAATAAAAGGTGGGTCCGCGATAACAGGTTCGTTTTCTAGCACCATGAAGAATATGTTACAATATAATGTATTACAAGGGAAAGCATATTGTAACAATGGTAATATTGACAGTGaaagtaataatagtattaacaatataaatgatagtaaaaataatagtagtGATGGTAGTAttagtagtagtagtagtagttGTAGTGATTATAGTAATTATAAGAATTCCCAATCCTATAGTAAACATACtgaatttataaataattataatgttATCGGACAAATTATTGGAGTACGAGGTCTTTTAGGATGCTTAAAAGTAGTTAGCTTTACTACATTTAATGATATACGATTTGAACCAGGTAGTTATcgttatatttttatgaataattataattatcctttacctataaaaatattagatGTAAAAGAATCTCAAAAGGTatcttttctttatataaaaatagaagGTATTAATACAAGAAGTGATGCTTTAAAACTAAAAAATTGTTTAATTTGTGATGATAAAAGAACTTTTCCTGATTTAGGAGaaaatcaatatatatctaCAGATCTGCTAAATTTTgatattcatatatttaacgatttttcaaatatatcCATCGGAAATGTAAATGGATTCCTATCAAAgtatgattatatatatagtaaatCAGTACAACAAATATCAGATgatttaattaaaatacatttaaaaaaaaatatttcacTAGAAAAGGTattcaatattattaatgttGCTAAATTGtataatcaaaataaaaataattctaTTAATGTTCAAGATacacaaaataataaccctattaaaaatattcaagCTATTAAagttttaataaataaatcaaatacatataatacGGATGAAGAAGATATACAAGAAAATAACATACCATCTGAACCCATAAAGAATGATAAAAACTACTATGACTCTTTAGATAATTTTGATGgatattcatataaaaaaatttttaaatgtgATTATTGTGATCATATTTTTGATGACATAAAAGAAGCAAGTATACATGAAAATTCCCATTTCTCTTCAGATGAGGAACTTTTATATAACCGTACAAAAATAGATGATTCGGATAAACAAAAGGTTTATGAGGTAACAAAGGACCAAGCCAGGAAGCTGAAGAATGTAGAATA